From Actinoplanes oblitus, a single genomic window includes:
- a CDS encoding CHAT domain-containing protein, producing MELEVPRVWLRLSFELQVDGQFAVGVTDHRGRRVTPPRPGRGAYGWDDVSIPATELTPPLVLRRPTAVWRIFRDAVGALPDFRTGSSSPPALPIFVSVPRELALIRSDVLVSQVLPPSNEPPRWVAVHDRPAFGQVAPFVLPLTIVGVGERGADALRRVEQTPWSSPDESLQAHLADITWLDEPADVIRRQPEGDVDVLVLDAYDARALTAAGSSAGIRAAIVLGAGPAAAHTDPESVLPLARSVITVAGPPDAVQLDIIALLLRGVSRDLPLHEAVREAATHHDAQGRVIALSASPDALHDLRLTAAWDSVEGSVVALSGTIGAGTGSTTVASMFPPEQHELGRSLIADVDAARHLEFSFTGEAHGLIPLAIARKAVADAERAARELASAFAPGTDPTVTRDGVRVVNLGLRRRGDQVGPPGVRTSYVEHVCSLAAGQRYDLEVQIGAAWPQSLVVGELPSVDMLLPDDRRGHDLHVAVFTDTMTVVGEATRVLRLPPSGPSPVLTFPLVAGAAGPAWARVSLYHRDNLLQTFRLDLLVEEAERTHPGMVASAGLQHSATRDWGNLGALGRRALSLTVNSDGARGHRLFVKGEDLAVTLPIDHDRGEEVAREVRQILTANVNRAISSAEALWRLAVRGSDLFTFLFDRLREEADALAAVCRREDETLQIIRADPAESVPWSLVYDWDLPDFRYGDESPPVCFGRTEEGRRCTHHSTDGVVCVYGFWGIRHHVEELLAAPRETDLPGTLRITEPSVLVALGVDPAATGDLVGRLSAVFPPPRVRHLGSTDRLLDSLFSADRPAVVIVLGHHKTTDVVSEPVGSRIALRTADGWLQAKEITRRRRQNGSWQPPQSIVMLLSCGSAAPAPTAMSSFLAALNGVGAGAVLGTECDVYSDLAADFAINVLAALAGAEPIGRALPFAGAVRAARHRIVIDKGDARGLAFAAFGPAELALVRQ from the coding sequence ATGGAACTCGAGGTTCCCCGCGTCTGGCTCCGGCTCAGCTTCGAGCTGCAGGTGGATGGGCAGTTCGCGGTCGGCGTCACCGACCACCGCGGCCGGCGTGTCACACCTCCACGGCCGGGTCGCGGGGCGTACGGCTGGGACGACGTCTCGATCCCCGCGACGGAGCTGACGCCGCCACTGGTGCTCCGGCGCCCCACCGCGGTGTGGCGGATATTCCGGGACGCGGTGGGGGCGTTGCCCGACTTCCGTACCGGAAGCTCCTCCCCACCCGCTCTCCCGATCTTCGTGTCGGTCCCCCGGGAACTCGCGCTCATCCGCTCCGACGTGCTGGTGTCGCAGGTTCTGCCGCCGTCGAACGAGCCGCCACGGTGGGTCGCTGTCCACGATCGCCCGGCGTTCGGGCAGGTCGCGCCGTTCGTGCTGCCGCTGACGATCGTCGGTGTTGGCGAGCGAGGCGCCGACGCGCTGCGGCGGGTCGAGCAGACACCCTGGTCCAGTCCGGACGAGTCGCTGCAGGCGCACCTGGCCGACATCACCTGGCTGGACGAGCCCGCCGACGTGATCCGCCGCCAGCCGGAGGGCGACGTCGACGTGCTCGTGCTGGACGCCTACGACGCCCGGGCGCTGACCGCCGCGGGGTCCAGTGCGGGGATACGCGCGGCCATCGTGCTCGGGGCCGGCCCGGCCGCGGCGCACACCGACCCGGAGAGTGTGCTGCCACTGGCCCGCAGCGTGATCACCGTGGCGGGGCCGCCCGACGCCGTCCAGCTCGACATCATCGCTCTGCTGCTGCGAGGCGTGAGCCGCGACCTGCCCCTGCACGAAGCCGTCCGCGAGGCCGCAACCCACCACGACGCGCAGGGTCGCGTGATCGCCCTGTCGGCCTCGCCCGATGCCCTGCACGACCTGCGCCTGACGGCGGCCTGGGACAGTGTCGAGGGCAGCGTCGTGGCCCTGTCCGGGACGATCGGCGCCGGCACCGGAAGCACCACGGTGGCGTCGATGTTCCCGCCCGAGCAGCACGAGCTCGGCAGGTCGCTGATCGCGGACGTCGACGCCGCCCGCCACCTGGAGTTCAGCTTCACCGGGGAGGCGCACGGGCTGATCCCGCTGGCGATCGCGCGCAAGGCCGTGGCCGACGCCGAGCGGGCGGCCCGCGAGCTCGCCTCGGCCTTCGCGCCCGGAACGGATCCGACGGTGACCCGGGACGGTGTCCGGGTGGTGAACCTGGGACTGCGCCGGCGCGGCGATCAGGTCGGCCCGCCCGGCGTGCGCACCAGCTACGTCGAGCACGTGTGTTCCCTCGCGGCGGGGCAACGGTACGACCTGGAGGTGCAGATCGGCGCCGCCTGGCCGCAGAGCCTGGTGGTCGGCGAGCTGCCCTCCGTCGACATGTTGCTGCCCGACGACCGTCGCGGGCACGACCTGCACGTCGCCGTCTTCACCGACACGATGACGGTGGTGGGCGAAGCGACCCGGGTGCTGCGGCTGCCGCCGTCCGGGCCCTCCCCGGTGCTGACCTTCCCGCTGGTGGCCGGGGCGGCCGGCCCGGCGTGGGCCCGGGTGAGCCTCTACCACCGGGACAACCTTCTGCAGACTTTCCGGCTCGACCTGCTCGTCGAGGAGGCGGAGCGGACGCACCCGGGCATGGTGGCCTCGGCCGGCCTGCAGCACAGCGCCACCCGGGACTGGGGGAACCTCGGCGCACTCGGCCGGCGTGCCCTGTCGCTGACCGTCAACAGTGACGGCGCGCGGGGCCATCGGCTGTTCGTCAAGGGCGAGGACCTGGCCGTGACCCTGCCGATCGACCACGACCGCGGCGAGGAGGTCGCCCGGGAGGTACGGCAGATCCTCACCGCCAACGTGAACCGCGCGATCTCCTCCGCGGAGGCCCTCTGGCGCCTCGCCGTGCGGGGCAGCGACTTGTTCACCTTCCTGTTCGACCGCCTCCGGGAGGAGGCCGACGCGCTGGCCGCGGTGTGCCGGCGCGAGGACGAGACGCTGCAGATCATCCGCGCCGACCCGGCCGAGTCGGTGCCGTGGTCGCTGGTCTACGACTGGGATCTGCCGGACTTCCGCTACGGCGACGAGTCGCCGCCGGTCTGCTTCGGCCGCACCGAGGAGGGCCGGCGCTGCACGCACCACTCCACCGACGGCGTGGTCTGCGTGTACGGCTTCTGGGGCATCCGCCACCACGTCGAGGAGCTGCTGGCCGCGCCCCGCGAGACCGACCTGCCCGGTACGCTGCGGATCACCGAGCCGAGCGTGCTGGTGGCCCTCGGGGTGGATCCCGCGGCGACCGGCGACCTCGTCGGCCGGCTGTCGGCGGTCTTCCCGCCACCGAGGGTGCGGCACCTGGGCAGCACCGATCGGCTGCTGGACAGCCTGTTCAGCGCCGATCGCCCGGCGGTGGTGATCGTGCTGGGCCACCACAAGACCACCGATGTGGTGTCGGAACCGGTGGGCTCGCGGATCGCCCTGCGGACGGCGGACGGGTGGCTGCAGGCCAAGGAGATCACCCGGCGGCGCAGGCAGAACGGCTCCTGGCAGCCGCCCCAGTCCATCGTGATGCTGCTGTCCTGCGGGTCCGCGGCGCCGGCGCCGACCGCGATGAGCAGCTTCCTCGCCGCCCTCAACGGGGTGGGCGCCGGTGCGGTGCTGGGGACCGAGTGCGACGTCTATTCCGATCTCGCCGCCGACTTCGCCATCAACGTGCTGGCCGCCCTGGCCGGCGCCGAGCCGATCGGCCGGGCCCTGCCGTTCGCCGGAGCCGTCCGCGCCGCCCGGCACCGCATCGTCATCGACAAAGGGGACGCCCGTGGCCTCGCTTTCGCCGCGTTCGGGCCGGCCGAGCTCGCGCTGGTGCGTCAGTAG
- a CDS encoding COG1361 family protein has translation MASLSPRSGRPSSRWCVSRPGRITGTILLVLALAGGPLLDVPAAAAADLIVVSDGTTATLPPRASAIVSFPLTAAPGVPLDPAPEVAVQRVLLDKEQLDVAGAVEPWITAAVPALELRVSTDRLATPGAYEILLSVTRGDQRQLVTVTLTRPPGRVVTPATVTVKRTLPLLPGGTTEERLPRLTVFAASGTRLVTMSAFQVEPDDPQIRVGTVAVPVEPGGHTDVPYTVAGTAGPGTVTRTVQISSPQLSDPVPVTFSVTTRRHPGLIAVFLILGVLLGLAVRTLLPRAAAWRAREIDRRQLEADLTSLAGQYPDEEFGAFLAERRAALHAARGAGVTTTAAAIRTAVAQRLEALQAELTGLDDRYRAPATILRSDWRLPASLADGVGAARAALARADAALDARNRGGARDALTDVDRAVDDLVREAGDWGALALAGLTDLANALGDRDKGSLGQLRTAVLLARSGVPVSAVASPATTADLARRLREADQTVQRFAALRPYLNGVAEEADLLAKTLAEHQQDVADLTAATRSARAGARAAGDDPATAAEPLARVISELVTAEQDAIRRPLRAAQEPAVDAMLASGDMAGALQVVLGKLGTTTAPTSPVLLGDEATTIMAATRTVSEATPVPQPRLAILPNRSPARDRWNAASRGIVLAVAGAGVLLVHTLVAVAIVLLVGYGLFLSSWTGTLNDVTTILVWAFAVDVSIAGLSALLTPTPARAG, from the coding sequence GTGGCCTCGCTTTCGCCGCGTTCGGGCCGGCCGAGCTCGCGCTGGTGCGTCAGTAGGCCCGGCCGGATCACCGGCACGATCCTGCTCGTCCTGGCGCTGGCCGGCGGGCCGCTGCTGGATGTTCCCGCAGCCGCGGCGGCCGACCTGATCGTGGTCAGCGACGGCACGACCGCCACGCTGCCGCCGAGGGCTTCGGCGATCGTCAGTTTCCCGCTGACCGCTGCCCCCGGTGTGCCGCTGGATCCCGCGCCCGAGGTCGCGGTGCAGCGGGTCCTGCTCGACAAGGAGCAGCTCGACGTGGCCGGCGCCGTCGAACCATGGATCACCGCCGCGGTGCCGGCCCTGGAACTCCGGGTCAGCACCGACCGGCTGGCCACACCCGGCGCGTACGAGATCCTGCTCTCGGTGACCCGCGGCGACCAGCGGCAGCTCGTCACGGTGACCCTGACCCGCCCGCCCGGCCGGGTGGTCACCCCGGCGACGGTCACTGTCAAACGGACCCTGCCGTTGCTCCCGGGCGGTACGACCGAGGAGCGACTGCCCCGGCTGACGGTGTTCGCCGCGTCGGGGACCCGGCTCGTCACCATGTCCGCGTTCCAGGTGGAACCGGACGACCCGCAGATCCGGGTCGGCACCGTCGCGGTTCCCGTCGAGCCGGGCGGCCACACCGACGTGCCGTACACCGTCGCCGGGACCGCCGGCCCCGGGACGGTGACCCGTACGGTGCAGATCTCCTCACCTCAGCTGAGCGACCCGGTCCCGGTCACCTTCTCGGTGACCACCCGGCGTCATCCCGGCCTCATCGCGGTGTTCCTGATCCTCGGCGTGCTGCTCGGTCTCGCCGTGCGGACCCTGCTTCCGCGAGCGGCCGCGTGGCGGGCCCGGGAGATCGACCGCAGGCAACTGGAGGCGGATCTGACCAGCCTCGCCGGACAGTACCCGGACGAGGAGTTCGGCGCCTTCCTCGCCGAGCGCCGAGCCGCCCTGCACGCGGCGCGCGGCGCCGGGGTGACGACCACAGCCGCCGCGATCCGCACCGCTGTCGCCCAGCGGCTGGAGGCGTTGCAGGCCGAGCTGACCGGGCTGGACGATCGGTACCGCGCCCCGGCGACGATCCTGCGCTCCGACTGGAGACTGCCGGCGAGCCTGGCCGATGGCGTCGGCGCGGCGCGCGCCGCCCTGGCGCGAGCGGACGCCGCCCTGGACGCCCGCAACCGGGGCGGCGCGCGGGACGCGCTGACGGACGTGGACCGGGCGGTCGACGACCTCGTCCGCGAAGCCGGCGACTGGGGTGCCCTGGCACTCGCCGGGCTCACCGACCTGGCGAACGCCCTCGGCGACCGCGACAAAGGGTCGCTCGGACAGCTGCGGACAGCCGTGCTGCTGGCCCGGAGCGGCGTGCCCGTGTCCGCCGTGGCCAGTCCCGCGACCACGGCGGACCTCGCCCGGCGCCTGCGCGAGGCGGACCAGACCGTGCAGCGCTTCGCGGCCCTGCGGCCCTACCTCAACGGTGTCGCCGAGGAGGCCGACCTGCTGGCGAAGACGCTCGCCGAGCACCAGCAGGACGTCGCGGACCTCACCGCGGCGACGCGGTCGGCTCGCGCCGGGGCCCGCGCCGCCGGCGACGACCCGGCCACGGCGGCGGAACCGCTCGCGCGGGTGATCTCCGAACTCGTCACGGCCGAGCAGGACGCCATCCGGCGTCCGCTGAGGGCCGCCCAGGAGCCAGCCGTGGACGCCATGCTGGCCAGCGGGGACATGGCGGGCGCGCTGCAGGTGGTACTCGGCAAGCTGGGCACCACGACGGCACCGACCAGTCCGGTGCTCCTGGGCGACGAGGCCACCACGATCATGGCGGCGACGCGTACGGTCTCCGAGGCCACGCCGGTGCCCCAGCCGCGGCTGGCGATCCTGCCGAACCGGTCCCCGGCGAGGGACCGGTGGAACGCGGCGAGCCGCGGCATCGTGCTGGCCGTCGCCGGGGCGGGCGTGCTGCTCGTGCACACGCTGGTCGCCGTGGCGATCGTGCTGCTCGTCGGCTACGGGCTGTTCCTGTCCAGCTGGACGGGAACGCTCAACGACGTGACGACGATCCTCGTCTGGGCCTTCGCCGTCGACGTCTCGATCGCCGGCCTCAGCGCTCTGCTGACTCCCACCCCGGCGAGGGCCGGATGA
- a CDS encoding WD40 repeat domain-containing protein, translating into MIDGDGIIEYGSAAFRAEHWLVRFVGTDDGRTLLAVDHGRVDVIDMATGAVTTGPRVKAVTTHADVVAVAPADRPDTVTLLTLPELTPRAEFDAGGPVYRLAMSGGTIAALTAEPYTLALIVDGTTHRIDLPDEATCLALSPDGTLAAVGTNKGRTGNVLLVDVPTGTVRHTLTGPRAPVTAVAVSAAHDVVVAAAGPRVLGWTPSAKKPKATSLWVSPKDGASLAGITPSGRLIAYSWKGSTAAVDPSTGTVDWEIDSYGPVLVHGERVVSVRFGDCRELDPSTGAVRHTWTHRGYMTRLSAVGDTVVGSGRDSRPMLLRPGTTEVPELGDGHSRSVVAVSFDGDRFATTGEDNRVCVWQRGRPAPLFTATIDVPTVARYHGVALDGGTLFAGDRERLLRFTVGDPEPAARSERLDGNVVAAASLTDRGEVLVACSKGYRNGVFYRLDALTLEVRAQAKAPYVLGTIAYTPGSATFDLRWATGFRTYEIKGFAETGGCEHGGYRSRLYVTPDHTLLVTLDSREETATLRVLDIAARTELHDAITIPAVTGDACMSAAGLLTTGHADAVRLWDVRSGTLAGVLPLRTPAGWGAAVRWTPGETAVLVSHSSGGLQEVPASVIG; encoded by the coding sequence ATGATCGACGGGGACGGCATCATCGAGTACGGGTCGGCGGCGTTCCGGGCGGAGCACTGGCTGGTGCGATTCGTCGGTACCGACGACGGGCGGACGCTTCTGGCGGTCGACCACGGACGGGTCGACGTGATCGACATGGCAACCGGCGCGGTGACGACCGGGCCCCGGGTCAAGGCGGTGACCACCCACGCCGATGTGGTGGCGGTGGCGCCGGCGGACCGGCCGGACACCGTCACGCTGCTGACCCTGCCGGAGCTGACGCCGCGGGCGGAGTTCGACGCCGGCGGCCCGGTGTACCGGCTGGCGATGAGTGGCGGGACGATCGCGGCGCTCACCGCCGAGCCGTACACACTGGCCCTGATCGTGGACGGCACCACGCACCGGATCGACCTGCCCGACGAGGCGACCTGCCTCGCCCTGTCGCCGGACGGGACGCTGGCCGCGGTCGGGACGAACAAGGGTCGTACCGGGAACGTGCTGCTCGTGGACGTGCCGACCGGGACTGTCCGGCACACGCTGACCGGGCCCCGCGCGCCGGTCACCGCGGTGGCCGTCTCCGCGGCGCACGACGTGGTGGTGGCGGCGGCCGGGCCGCGGGTGCTCGGCTGGACGCCGAGCGCGAAGAAGCCGAAGGCCACGAGCCTGTGGGTGTCGCCGAAGGACGGCGCGTCGCTGGCCGGGATCACCCCGTCCGGGCGGCTGATCGCCTACTCCTGGAAGGGGTCGACAGCGGCCGTCGATCCGTCGACCGGGACCGTCGACTGGGAGATCGACTCGTACGGCCCGGTTCTGGTCCACGGCGAGCGGGTCGTCTCGGTCCGGTTCGGCGACTGCCGCGAGCTCGACCCGTCGACCGGGGCGGTGCGGCACACCTGGACGCACCGCGGATACATGACCCGGTTGTCCGCCGTCGGCGACACTGTCGTCGGAAGTGGCCGGGACTCCCGCCCGATGCTGTTGCGGCCCGGTACGACAGAGGTTCCCGAGTTGGGCGACGGGCACTCCCGGTCCGTCGTCGCCGTGTCGTTCGACGGCGACCGGTTCGCCACGACCGGCGAGGACAACCGGGTCTGCGTGTGGCAGCGGGGCCGGCCGGCACCGCTGTTCACCGCGACGATCGACGTGCCGACCGTCGCCCGTTACCACGGCGTCGCGCTGGACGGCGGGACGCTGTTCGCCGGCGACCGGGAACGCCTGCTGCGGTTCACCGTCGGTGACCCGGAGCCAGCGGCCCGCAGCGAGCGGCTGGACGGCAACGTGGTGGCCGCGGCATCGCTGACCGACCGGGGCGAGGTGCTGGTCGCCTGCTCGAAGGGGTACCGCAACGGCGTGTTCTACCGGCTCGACGCGCTGACCCTGGAGGTCCGCGCGCAGGCCAAGGCGCCGTACGTGCTCGGGACGATCGCGTACACGCCGGGGTCCGCCACCTTCGACCTGCGCTGGGCGACCGGGTTCCGGACCTACGAGATCAAGGGATTCGCCGAGACCGGCGGGTGCGAGCACGGCGGCTACCGCTCGCGGCTCTACGTGACACCCGACCACACGCTGCTGGTCACCCTGGACAGTCGCGAGGAGACCGCGACACTGCGGGTGCTGGACATCGCCGCGCGCACCGAACTGCACGACGCGATCACCATCCCGGCCGTGACCGGCGACGCCTGCATGTCCGCCGCCGGCCTGCTGACGACCGGGCACGCCGACGCGGTCCGCCTGTGGGACGTCCGGTCCGGCACCCTCGCCGGCGTGCTGCCGTTGCGCACGCCGGCCGGCTGGGGCGCCGCCGTGCGCTGGACACCCGGCGAGACCGCGGTGCTGGTCAGCCACTCGTCCGGCGGCCTGCAGGAGGTGCCGGCCTCGGTGATCGGGTAG
- a CDS encoding adenosine deaminase has protein sequence MHVASDLTDFIAGLPKVELHVHHIGSATPRTVAGLAERHAGSTAVPADPALLAEYFTFTDFAHFVEVYLSVVDLIRDAADVATLTYDIGAGLAAQSVRYAELTLTPYSSIARGIPAEAYCEAVEDARLRAARDHGIQLRWCFDIPGEPTMTGADVTLDVALEQRPDGLVSFGLGGPEAGISRARYAGHFAAARAAGLRSVPHAGESTGPESVWEAVRHLGAERIGHGIAAAGDPELMAHLREHDIALEVCPTSNVRTRSVPSLAEHPLPRLVAAGVPVTINSDDPPMFATTLNREYQVAAELLGLDERGVAELARQAVRYSFLDDPGKRAVLAEIDAYVTGFSRDASAGGSR, from the coding sequence ATGCACGTGGCATCGGACCTGACCGACTTCATCGCCGGCCTGCCCAAGGTGGAACTGCACGTCCACCACATCGGGTCGGCGACACCGCGGACCGTGGCCGGCCTGGCCGAGCGGCACGCCGGGAGCACAGCGGTGCCGGCCGACCCGGCGCTGCTGGCCGAGTACTTCACGTTCACCGACTTCGCGCACTTCGTCGAGGTGTACCTGTCGGTGGTGGACCTGATCCGCGACGCCGCGGACGTGGCCACGCTCACCTACGACATCGGCGCCGGGCTCGCCGCCCAGTCGGTGCGGTACGCCGAGCTGACGCTGACCCCGTACTCGTCGATCGCGCGCGGCATCCCGGCCGAGGCGTACTGCGAAGCGGTGGAGGACGCCCGGCTGCGGGCCGCCCGCGACCACGGCATCCAGCTGCGCTGGTGCTTCGACATCCCCGGCGAGCCGACCATGACGGGCGCCGACGTCACCCTCGACGTGGCACTCGAGCAGCGCCCGGACGGGCTGGTCAGCTTCGGGCTGGGCGGCCCGGAGGCCGGCATCTCCCGCGCCCGGTACGCCGGCCACTTCGCCGCCGCCCGGGCAGCCGGGCTGCGCAGCGTCCCGCACGCCGGCGAGTCGACCGGGCCGGAGTCCGTCTGGGAAGCGGTGCGCCACCTGGGCGCGGAACGTATCGGCCACGGCATCGCGGCGGCCGGAGACCCCGAACTGATGGCACACCTGCGCGAGCACGACATCGCGTTGGAGGTCTGCCCGACCTCCAACGTCCGCACCCGCTCGGTGCCGTCGCTGGCCGAGCATCCGTTACCGCGGCTGGTGGCGGCGGGTGTCCCGGTGACCATCAACTCCGACGACCCGCCGATGTTCGCCACCACCTTGAACCGCGAGTACCAGGTGGCCGCGGAGCTCCTCGGCCTGGACGAGCGCGGGGTCGCCGAACTGGCCCGCCAGGCCGTGCGGTACTCGTTCCTCGACGACCCGGGCAAGAGGGCGGTACTGGCCGAGATCGACGCCTACGTCACCGGTTTCTCCCGCGACGCGTCAGCGGGCGGCTCGCGCTGA
- a CDS encoding DUF6998 domain-containing protein, which translates to MDDRLASLAALLRDRDDVEQRIAGITQRSARQGDVGEFIAACVFDIELAPSAVQAGHDGWFRSGPLEGRTVNIKTYGSAADGIDISSHSCDYYLVLSGPPKPAGAVSHRRWSIWAVYLFDRQRLLAEFTDRGVKVGVATSVRAGDLTAARLYPVPGENAPFHLTAEQQATLALFT; encoded by the coding sequence ATGGATGACAGGTTGGCGAGCCTGGCCGCTCTGCTCCGGGACCGCGATGACGTCGAGCAGCGGATTGCCGGGATCACCCAGCGGTCCGCACGGCAGGGCGACGTCGGGGAGTTCATCGCGGCGTGTGTCTTCGACATCGAGCTGGCGCCGTCCGCGGTTCAGGCCGGTCACGACGGGTGGTTCCGTTCCGGCCCTCTCGAGGGCCGCACGGTGAACATCAAGACGTACGGCAGCGCGGCCGACGGGATCGACATCAGCTCACACTCTTGCGATTACTACCTCGTCCTGAGCGGACCGCCGAAGCCGGCTGGGGCCGTCTCGCACCGTCGCTGGTCGATCTGGGCGGTGTACCTGTTCGACAGGCAGCGGCTGCTCGCCGAGTTCACCGACCGCGGCGTCAAGGTCGGTGTCGCGACCAGCGTACGGGCCGGGGACCTGACGGCCGCCCGGCTCTATCCCGTGCCAGGCGAGAACGCCCCGTTTCACCTCACCGCCGAGCAGCAAGCGACGCTGGCGTTGTTCACGTGA
- a CDS encoding VOC family protein, with protein MSATFNHTIIASRDRAESARFYRELLEAPAAPSWGPFTNIQLDDGVLLQFAEPPVDIQMQHYAFLLDDDLFDRALARLRDSGIEHWADPQMRRPGEINNEHGGRGVYFKDPAGHAVELITRPYL; from the coding sequence TTGTCAGCCACCTTCAATCACACCATCATCGCGTCCCGGGACCGTGCCGAGTCGGCGCGTTTCTATCGGGAGCTGCTGGAGGCTCCGGCGGCTCCGTCGTGGGGGCCGTTCACCAACATTCAGCTCGACGACGGGGTGCTGTTGCAGTTCGCCGAACCGCCGGTGGACATTCAGATGCAGCATTACGCGTTTCTGCTGGACGACGACCTGTTCGACAGGGCATTGGCCCGGCTGCGGGATTCCGGGATCGAGCACTGGGCGGATCCACAGATGCGCCGGCCCGGGGAGATCAACAATGAGCACGGCGGCCGGGGTGTCTATTTCAAGGATCCCGCCGGTCACGCGGTCGAACTGATCACCCGCCCCTATCTCTGA